In a genomic window of Epinephelus lanceolatus isolate andai-2023 chromosome 3, ASM4190304v1, whole genome shotgun sequence:
- the LOC117254579 gene encoding uncharacterized protein LOC117254579 isoform X2 produces MSRRRCFFRCERGHSLCGLPNDEALRKQWLTFIFTTIPEQYSSNIVLCSRHFTPDSFRNLESYKSGFSTRLLLKEGAVPTVPVVKSEDGEPQPDVLAQDPFAIRINHIGCQTSPQNTASVSTQFIASQKTVATQLSWGTLKEQHVRSKATQTTVSSLSAVNKSISSFPDFLPSSTPTRAPGFRPNKRPRLELEEEEEEEEEEEVGDTNTELQAQPHEEPHDSTYGPGSSDVTEKSKMFESRPRYSDTKYLVFESCLRELFDTCPICKTKCDVQRRRIGTYVAFTQLCQSCNYSRQWQSQPIVGSTPVGNLQLSAATYFTGASFFQLAKICKAMQLQIFPYDTYRRHARSFLEPAIVHKWKTDQQNLFQQLQQKGKVAVGGDLQADSPGHSAKYGSYTLTHLESNIIMDLQLVMSDEVGGCYRIGREGLKRSLDLLKSNSLAVEYVVTDQHPQVQKLLKERNIKQLYGVWHIEKSLSTTLERLAQSKDCEVLKKWLSSMKNHFYWSATSSTSGSEKVAKWKSLVNHIQNVHVHEDPIFPKCEHPDRVSKDPKKWFQPGSVALQRVEQILNNKRVLKDVRKLSHHDQSSSLKAFHNLILRFLPENVIYSFMGLLCRLYLAVMHHNENVDHEQAPAGQAVSEAVSFETGECTLKPVKTDTTYNYLNELMRLVFEEVIVDPAPFVEELKKIPLPKDLPYRYERGR; encoded by the exons ATGTCGAGAAGACGCTGTTTTTTTAGGTGCGAACGCGGCCACTCTTTGTGTGGACTTCCAAACGACGAAGCCCTAAGGAAGCAGTGGTTAACATTCATTTTTACCACTATTCCTGAGCAGTACAGCTCCAATATTGTGTTGTGTTCCCGACATTTTACCCCGGACTCCTTCCGGAACCTGGAATCATACAAATCTGGATTTTCTACAAGGTTGCTCCTCAAAGAAGGAGCTGTTCCCACTGTGCCTGTGGTCAAATCTGAAGATGGAGAACCACAGCCC GATGTCTTAGCCCAAGACCCCTTTGCCATAAGAATCAATCATATTGGATGCCAAACGAGCCCTCAAAACACCGCCTCAGTGAGCACACAGTTTATAGCATCTCAGAAGACGGTTGCCACACAGCTGTCCTGGGGCACACTGAAGGAGCAGCATGTGAGAAGCAAAG CCACCCAGACAACGGTGTCTTCTCTCAGTGCTGTCAACAAATCCATTTCCAGTTTCCCAGATTTCCTACCGTCTTCAACACCCACAAGGGCTCCAGGCTTCAGACCAAACAAGAGACCTCGTCTGgagttggaggaggaggaggaggaggaggaggaagaggaagtgggAGACACTAATACAGAGCTCCAAGCTCAGCCTCATGAAGAGCCTCATGACTCAACGTATGGCCCTGGCAGCTCTGATGTTACAGAGAAATCTAAAAT GTTTGAGTCAAGGCCAAGGTACAGTGATACAAAGTACCTTGTATTTGAAAGCTGCCTCAGAGAGCTGTTTGACACCTGTCCAATATGCAAGACAAAGTGTGATGTCCAGCGACGACGAATTGGTACTTATGTGGCATTCACTCAGCTCTGCCAAAGCTGTAATTACTCCAGACAGTGGCAGAGCCAGCCCATTGTTGGAAGTACGCCTGTTGGCAACCTCCAGTTATCGGCAGCCACATATTTCACTGGTGCATCTTTCTTCCAACTGGCAaag ATATGCAAGGCCATGCAGCTCCAGATTTTCCCATATGACACCTACAGGAGGCATGCAAGGAGTTTCCTGGAGCCTGCAATTGTCCACAAATGGAAGACGGATCAGCAGAATCTTTTTCAGCAGCTACAGCAGAAGGGGAAGGTTGCAGTTGGTGGAGATTTACAAGCAGACTCGCCAG GACACTCGGCAAAGTACGGCAGCTACACTTTGACGCACCTGGAGAGCAACATCATTATGGATCTGCAGCTTGTTATG AGCGATGAAGTAGGTGGTTGTTACCGgatagggagggagggactgAAACGAAGCCTAGATCTTCTGAAGTCAAACAGTTTGGCGGTGGAATACGTTGTAACCGACCAACATCCACAAGTTCAGAAGTTACTGAAGGAGCGCAACATCAAACAGCTCTACGGCGTGTGGCACATTGAGAAAA GTTTATCCACGACACTAGAAAGACTTGCACAAAGCAAGGACTGTGAGGTGTTGAAGAAATGGCTGAGCAGCATGAAAAACCACTTCTACTGGAGTGCGACCTCTTCGACATCAGGGTCTGAGAAGGTAGCTAAGTGGAAGTCACTGGTCAACCACATTCAAAATGTACACGTGCATGAAGACCCCATCTTCCCCAAATGTGAACATCCTGACAGAGTGTCAAAGGATCCTAAGAAATGGTTCCAACCAG GGTCAGTGGCACTCCAGAGAGTGGAACAAATCCTGAACAACAAGAGAGTTCTCAAGGATGTGAGGAAGCTGAGCCACCATGACCAGAGTTCATCGCTGAAGGCCTTCCACAATTTGATCCTACGTTTCTTACCTGAGAATGTGATCTACTCTTTCATGGGATTGCTGTGCAG GTTGTACCTAGCAGTCATGCACCACAATGAAAATGTGGACCATGAACAAGCACCTGCAGGACAAGCTGTCAGCGAAGCTGTGTCCTTCGAGACGGGCGAATGCACTTTAAAGCCTGTAAAAACAGACACTACATACA ATTACCTGAATGAATTGATGAGGCTCGTCTTCGAGGAGGTAATTGTGGACCCTGCGCCGTTTGTTGAAGAGTTAAAGAAAATCCCCCTCCCCAAAGACTTGCCATACCGGTATGAGAGAGGCCGGTAA
- the LOC117254579 gene encoding uncharacterized protein LOC117254579 isoform X1 — translation MSRRRCFFRCERGHSLCGLPNDEALRKQWLTFIFTTIPEQYSSNIVLCSRHFTPDSFRNLESYKSGFSTRLLLKEGAVPTVPVVKSEDGEPQPDVLAQDPFAIRINHIGCQTSPQNTASVSTQFIASQKTVATQLSWGTLKEQHVRSKATQTTVSSLSAVNKSISSFPDFLPSSTPTRAPGFRPNKRPRLELEEEEEEEEEEEVGDTNTELQAQPHEEPHDSTFESRPRYSDTKYLVFESCLRELFDTCPICKTKCDVQRRRIGTYVAFTQLCQSCNYSRQWQSQPIVGSTPVGNLQLSAATYFTGASFFQLAKICKAMQLQIFPYDTYRRHARSFLEPAIVHKWKTDQQNLFQQLQQKGKVAVGGDLQADSPGHSAKYGSYTLTHLESNIIMDLQLVMSDEVGGCYRIGREGLKRSLDLLKSNSLAVEYVVTDQHPQVQKLLKERNIKQLYGVWHIEKSLSTTLERLAQSKDCEVLKKWLSSMKNHFYWSATSSTSGSEKVAKWKSLVNHIQNVHVHEDPIFPKCEHPDRVSKDPKKWFQPGSVALQRVEQILNNKRVLKDVRKLSHHDQSSSLKAFHNLILRFLPENVIYSFMGLLCRLYLAVMHHNENVDHEQAPAGQAVSEAVSFETGECTLKPVKTDTTYNYLNELMRLVFEEVIVDPAPFVEELKKIPLPKDLPYRYERGR, via the exons ATGTCGAGAAGACGCTGTTTTTTTAGGTGCGAACGCGGCCACTCTTTGTGTGGACTTCCAAACGACGAAGCCCTAAGGAAGCAGTGGTTAACATTCATTTTTACCACTATTCCTGAGCAGTACAGCTCCAATATTGTGTTGTGTTCCCGACATTTTACCCCGGACTCCTTCCGGAACCTGGAATCATACAAATCTGGATTTTCTACAAGGTTGCTCCTCAAAGAAGGAGCTGTTCCCACTGTGCCTGTGGTCAAATCTGAAGATGGAGAACCACAGCCC GATGTCTTAGCCCAAGACCCCTTTGCCATAAGAATCAATCATATTGGATGCCAAACGAGCCCTCAAAACACCGCCTCAGTGAGCACACAGTTTATAGCATCTCAGAAGACGGTTGCCACACAGCTGTCCTGGGGCACACTGAAGGAGCAGCATGTGAGAAGCAAAG CCACCCAGACAACGGTGTCTTCTCTCAGTGCTGTCAACAAATCCATTTCCAGTTTCCCAGATTTCCTACCGTCTTCAACACCCACAAGGGCTCCAGGCTTCAGACCAAACAAGAGACCTCGTCTGgagttggaggaggaggaggaggaggaggaggaagaggaagtgggAGACACTAATACAGAGCTCCAAGCTCAGCCTCATGAAGAGCCTCATGACTCAAC GTTTGAGTCAAGGCCAAGGTACAGTGATACAAAGTACCTTGTATTTGAAAGCTGCCTCAGAGAGCTGTTTGACACCTGTCCAATATGCAAGACAAAGTGTGATGTCCAGCGACGACGAATTGGTACTTATGTGGCATTCACTCAGCTCTGCCAAAGCTGTAATTACTCCAGACAGTGGCAGAGCCAGCCCATTGTTGGAAGTACGCCTGTTGGCAACCTCCAGTTATCGGCAGCCACATATTTCACTGGTGCATCTTTCTTCCAACTGGCAaag ATATGCAAGGCCATGCAGCTCCAGATTTTCCCATATGACACCTACAGGAGGCATGCAAGGAGTTTCCTGGAGCCTGCAATTGTCCACAAATGGAAGACGGATCAGCAGAATCTTTTTCAGCAGCTACAGCAGAAGGGGAAGGTTGCAGTTGGTGGAGATTTACAAGCAGACTCGCCAG GACACTCGGCAAAGTACGGCAGCTACACTTTGACGCACCTGGAGAGCAACATCATTATGGATCTGCAGCTTGTTATG AGCGATGAAGTAGGTGGTTGTTACCGgatagggagggagggactgAAACGAAGCCTAGATCTTCTGAAGTCAAACAGTTTGGCGGTGGAATACGTTGTAACCGACCAACATCCACAAGTTCAGAAGTTACTGAAGGAGCGCAACATCAAACAGCTCTACGGCGTGTGGCACATTGAGAAAA GTTTATCCACGACACTAGAAAGACTTGCACAAAGCAAGGACTGTGAGGTGTTGAAGAAATGGCTGAGCAGCATGAAAAACCACTTCTACTGGAGTGCGACCTCTTCGACATCAGGGTCTGAGAAGGTAGCTAAGTGGAAGTCACTGGTCAACCACATTCAAAATGTACACGTGCATGAAGACCCCATCTTCCCCAAATGTGAACATCCTGACAGAGTGTCAAAGGATCCTAAGAAATGGTTCCAACCAG GGTCAGTGGCACTCCAGAGAGTGGAACAAATCCTGAACAACAAGAGAGTTCTCAAGGATGTGAGGAAGCTGAGCCACCATGACCAGAGTTCATCGCTGAAGGCCTTCCACAATTTGATCCTACGTTTCTTACCTGAGAATGTGATCTACTCTTTCATGGGATTGCTGTGCAG GTTGTACCTAGCAGTCATGCACCACAATGAAAATGTGGACCATGAACAAGCACCTGCAGGACAAGCTGTCAGCGAAGCTGTGTCCTTCGAGACGGGCGAATGCACTTTAAAGCCTGTAAAAACAGACACTACATACA ATTACCTGAATGAATTGATGAGGCTCGTCTTCGAGGAGGTAATTGTGGACCCTGCGCCGTTTGTTGAAGAGTTAAAGAAAATCCCCCTCCCCAAAGACTTGCCATACCGGTATGAGAGAGGCCGGTAA
- the LOC117255478 gene encoding uncharacterized protein LOC117255478 isoform X2, translating to MLMDSDEKPKISCLRGKVPGNVTVHQCNNTGEKPFSCPLRESSPTHKRNMKSQQRTLAGDECYAPDQSPDIKESTSTEAEETKRLAPCQTDSPERKPLISRGLKMASANLEDQTLHLTVRLRAGEEEEEEEEEEEEEEEEEEQDEEIGGLINSDGEVVEWNVRDSPDRGSDCTESPQPSKGVVLSESQLQGPNQRDSSSPTLIMEVVSAGEDEEREEGEEKERAVKTAAVPPVHRGKRHRRKKKAPEITVVSVDVSESEKEVPATPVKRRGRRKASEVPLLSDVDLDEEPGISRRTRRKRNVPIIVEPEEVNTKTVRRAAAKRPYRRRKDTKQSTEGGGDNTGVSAGKKRPGRKMIRVPIEIPPELLKKPKEKMEYHCSVCGKEFPHAYKLERHELIHTGEKPYCCSICGRGFNQKGNLKTHYKVHLGRKGAVDFDDEVNPIASELSEYLKSLPGESRIRSSLRCLECGKECESHSALQAHHITTHTETAGEPDAVERSASQLLFCRRCGIQFNEKEKLEEHMKTHIKEKPYSCPDCGKRFINESYIQVHQRIHTGEKPFLCSQCGRGFHTASSLKLHEMQHSGERPFACTICGKTFRINSYLTAHYQTHIKDRPFICSVCGKGYSRAEELKVHHRLHTGERPYECGECGKSFIYRQGLRQHQRTHAGRRIGPTRQLGRPKQQARLDI from the exons ATGCTCATGGACTCTGATGAGAAACCTAAGATTTCCTGTCTACGAGGAAAAGTGCCAGGAAATGTGACTGTGCATCAGTGTAATAACACGGGAGAGAAACCCTTCTCCTGCCCATTACGCGAGTCGAGCCCCACTCACAAAAGGAACATGAAATCCCAACAGAGAACACTTGCAGGGGATGAGTGTTATGCTCCAGACCAGAGCCCTGACATCAAAGAAAGCACATCAACAGAAGCAGAAGAGACCAAAAGATTAGCACCTTGCCAAACA GATTCTCCTGAACGTAAGCCCCTGATTTCACGTGGACTCAAGATGGCATCTGCAAACTTAGAGGACCAAACGCTCCATTTGACTGTCAGACTGCGggcaggggaggaggaggaggaagaggaagaagaagaagaagaagaagaagaagaagaggaacaaGATGAAGAAATTGGTGGTTTAATCAACTCTGATGGAGAAGTGGTTGAATGGAATGTCA GAGACAGTCCTGACCGAGGCTCTGATTGCACAGAAAGTCCTCAGCCTAGCAAG GGTGTCGTCCTGTCAGAGTCTCAGCTGCAAGGCCCAAACCAGAGAGACAGCAGTAGTCCAACGCTCATCATGGAAGTTGTGTCTGCTGGGGAAGATGAAGAAAGGGAAGAAGGCGAGGAAAAGGAGAGAGCAGTAAAGACGGCAGCTGTCCCGCCCGTACACCGTG GAAAGAGACACAGGAGAAAGAAGAAGGCTCCAGAAATAACAGTGGTGTCAGTGGACGTCTCGGAATCAGAGAAAGAAGTTCCTGCAACTCCTG taaaaagacGGGGCAGAAGAAAGGCTTCAGAGGTGCCGCTGTTGTCTGATGTAGACCTAGATGAAGAGCCAGGAA TATCGAGGCGCACTCGAAGAAAGAGAAATGTCCCTATCATTGTGGAACCAGAAGAAGTAAACACCAAAACTGTCCGCCGTGCTGCTG cAAAGCGACCTTACAGAAGAAGGAAAGATACCAAACAATCtactgaaggaggaggagacaacACAGGTGTTTCTGCTG GGAAGAAGCGCCCTGGCAGAAAGATGATTCGTGTTCCAATAGAAATACCTCCTGAGCTCCTGAAGAAGCCCAAAGAGAAGATGGAGTACCACTGCTCAGTGTGTGGCAAAGAGTTCCCTCACGCCTACAAACTTGAGAGGCACGAGCTgatccacacaggagagaaaccctactgctgctccatctgtggtCGAGGTTTCAACCAAAAGGGGAATCTCAAAACGCACTACAAAGTCCACTTAG GTCGTAAGGGTGCTGTGGATTTTGACGATGAGGTGAACCCCATAGCATCTGAACTCTCTGAATACTTGAAGTCTCTGCCGGGGGAGTCCAGGATCAGATCATCCCTCCGTTGCCTGGAATGTGGAAAAGAATGTGAGAGTCACTCAGCTTTACAAGCACATCATATCacgacacacacagaaacagctgGCGAACCAGACGCAGTCGAGCGCAGCGCATCGCAGCTTCTCTTCTGCCGCCGCTGTGGCATTCAGTTCAACGAGAAAGAAAAGCTGGAAGAACATATGAAAACCCACATCAAGGAGAAGCCCTACTCCTGTCCCGACTGTGGCAAGAGGTTCATCAATGAGAGCTACATCCAAGTTCACCAGCGCATCCACACTGGGGAGAAACCATTCCTCTGCTCCCAGTGCGGCAGAGGCTTCCACACGGCTTCCTCACTCAAGCTGCATGAGATGCAGCACTCCGGGGAGAGGCCCTTCGCATGCACCATCTGTGGGAAGACGTTTCGGATAAACTCGTACCTAACAGCACATTACCAGACCCACATCAAAGACAGACCTTTCATTTGTAGTGTCTGTGGGAAAGGCTACTCCAGAGCTGAGGAACTGAAGGTGCACCACAGgcttcacacaggagagagacCCTACGAGTGTGGAGAGTGTGGGAAGAGCTTCATTTACCGCCAGGGTCTGCGGCAGCATCAGCGCACACATGCTGGAAGACGCATCGGGCCAACCAGACAGCTCGGTAGACCGAAGCAACAGGCCAGGCTGGACATCTAA
- the LOC117255478 gene encoding uncharacterized protein LOC117255478 isoform X1 has product MFEDPELQDPLSLSLNENYDDQNSPSHDSKKAPASPDYNCETPEIRVIIKEEEEGWTVSENYESFSSEGEKEDISAHNLKACGKESSISFGVKRQQGVYSVEKCSEEPGGPTLYGQSSSAREERQRHMLMDSDEKPKISCLRGKVPGNVTVHQCNNTGEKPFSCPLRESSPTHKRNMKSQQRTLAGDECYAPDQSPDIKESTSTEAEETKRLAPCQTDSPERKPLISRGLKMASANLEDQTLHLTVRLRAGEEEEEEEEEEEEEEEEEEQDEEIGGLINSDGEVVEWNVRDSPDRGSDCTESPQPSKGVVLSESQLQGPNQRDSSSPTLIMEVVSAGEDEEREEGEEKERAVKTAAVPPVHRGKRHRRKKKAPEITVVSVDVSESEKEVPATPVKRRGRRKASEVPLLSDVDLDEEPGISRRTRRKRNVPIIVEPEEVNTKTVRRAAAKRPYRRRKDTKQSTEGGGDNTGVSAGKKRPGRKMIRVPIEIPPELLKKPKEKMEYHCSVCGKEFPHAYKLERHELIHTGEKPYCCSICGRGFNQKGNLKTHYKVHLGRKGAVDFDDEVNPIASELSEYLKSLPGESRIRSSLRCLECGKECESHSALQAHHITTHTETAGEPDAVERSASQLLFCRRCGIQFNEKEKLEEHMKTHIKEKPYSCPDCGKRFINESYIQVHQRIHTGEKPFLCSQCGRGFHTASSLKLHEMQHSGERPFACTICGKTFRINSYLTAHYQTHIKDRPFICSVCGKGYSRAEELKVHHRLHTGERPYECGECGKSFIYRQGLRQHQRTHAGRRIGPTRQLGRPKQQARLDI; this is encoded by the exons GATCCTGAACTCCAAGATCCGTTGTCACTGAGTCTAAATGAAAACTATGATGACCAGAATTCGCCAAGTCATGATTCGAAAAAAGCACCTGCCAGCCCTGACTATAACTGTGAGACACCAGAGATTCGAGTAATCatcaaagaggaagaggaaggctGGACTGTGAGTGAAAATT ATGAGAGCTTCAGCTcagaaggagaaaaagaggaTATTTCGGCGCACAACCTCAAAGCATGCGGGAAGGAGAGCTCCATATCATTCGGAGTAAAGAGACAGCAGGGAGTGTATTCGGTGGAGAAATGCTCCGAGGAGCCTGGTGGCCCCACTCTCTATGGGCAGAGCTCCTCTGCCAGAGAGGAGCGGCAGAGACACATGCTCATGGACTCTGATGAGAAACCTAAGATTTCCTGTCTACGAGGAAAAGTGCCAGGAAATGTGACTGTGCATCAGTGTAATAACACGGGAGAGAAACCCTTCTCCTGCCCATTACGCGAGTCGAGCCCCACTCACAAAAGGAACATGAAATCCCAACAGAGAACACTTGCAGGGGATGAGTGTTATGCTCCAGACCAGAGCCCTGACATCAAAGAAAGCACATCAACAGAAGCAGAAGAGACCAAAAGATTAGCACCTTGCCAAACA GATTCTCCTGAACGTAAGCCCCTGATTTCACGTGGACTCAAGATGGCATCTGCAAACTTAGAGGACCAAACGCTCCATTTGACTGTCAGACTGCGggcaggggaggaggaggaggaagaggaagaagaagaagaagaagaagaagaagaagaggaacaaGATGAAGAAATTGGTGGTTTAATCAACTCTGATGGAGAAGTGGTTGAATGGAATGTCA GAGACAGTCCTGACCGAGGCTCTGATTGCACAGAAAGTCCTCAGCCTAGCAAG GGTGTCGTCCTGTCAGAGTCTCAGCTGCAAGGCCCAAACCAGAGAGACAGCAGTAGTCCAACGCTCATCATGGAAGTTGTGTCTGCTGGGGAAGATGAAGAAAGGGAAGAAGGCGAGGAAAAGGAGAGAGCAGTAAAGACGGCAGCTGTCCCGCCCGTACACCGTG GAAAGAGACACAGGAGAAAGAAGAAGGCTCCAGAAATAACAGTGGTGTCAGTGGACGTCTCGGAATCAGAGAAAGAAGTTCCTGCAACTCCTG taaaaagacGGGGCAGAAGAAAGGCTTCAGAGGTGCCGCTGTTGTCTGATGTAGACCTAGATGAAGAGCCAGGAA TATCGAGGCGCACTCGAAGAAAGAGAAATGTCCCTATCATTGTGGAACCAGAAGAAGTAAACACCAAAACTGTCCGCCGTGCTGCTG cAAAGCGACCTTACAGAAGAAGGAAAGATACCAAACAATCtactgaaggaggaggagacaacACAGGTGTTTCTGCTG GGAAGAAGCGCCCTGGCAGAAAGATGATTCGTGTTCCAATAGAAATACCTCCTGAGCTCCTGAAGAAGCCCAAAGAGAAGATGGAGTACCACTGCTCAGTGTGTGGCAAAGAGTTCCCTCACGCCTACAAACTTGAGAGGCACGAGCTgatccacacaggagagaaaccctactgctgctccatctgtggtCGAGGTTTCAACCAAAAGGGGAATCTCAAAACGCACTACAAAGTCCACTTAG GTCGTAAGGGTGCTGTGGATTTTGACGATGAGGTGAACCCCATAGCATCTGAACTCTCTGAATACTTGAAGTCTCTGCCGGGGGAGTCCAGGATCAGATCATCCCTCCGTTGCCTGGAATGTGGAAAAGAATGTGAGAGTCACTCAGCTTTACAAGCACATCATATCacgacacacacagaaacagctgGCGAACCAGACGCAGTCGAGCGCAGCGCATCGCAGCTTCTCTTCTGCCGCCGCTGTGGCATTCAGTTCAACGAGAAAGAAAAGCTGGAAGAACATATGAAAACCCACATCAAGGAGAAGCCCTACTCCTGTCCCGACTGTGGCAAGAGGTTCATCAATGAGAGCTACATCCAAGTTCACCAGCGCATCCACACTGGGGAGAAACCATTCCTCTGCTCCCAGTGCGGCAGAGGCTTCCACACGGCTTCCTCACTCAAGCTGCATGAGATGCAGCACTCCGGGGAGAGGCCCTTCGCATGCACCATCTGTGGGAAGACGTTTCGGATAAACTCGTACCTAACAGCACATTACCAGACCCACATCAAAGACAGACCTTTCATTTGTAGTGTCTGTGGGAAAGGCTACTCCAGAGCTGAGGAACTGAAGGTGCACCACAGgcttcacacaggagagagacCCTACGAGTGTGGAGAGTGTGGGAAGAGCTTCATTTACCGCCAGGGTCTGCGGCAGCATCAGCGCACACATGCTGGAAGACGCATCGGGCCAACCAGACAGCTCGGTAGACCGAAGCAACAGGCCAGGCTGGACATCTAA